A window of the Alnus glutinosa chromosome 4, dhAlnGlut1.1, whole genome shotgun sequence genome harbors these coding sequences:
- the LOC133865221 gene encoding pentatricopeptide repeat-containing protein At1g79540: protein MKLSTLFLRPASSPERPCFYRRKTVTCNLILSTLHNSSPMEDALEYLLPHLSSKIVTSVIQQVPNPKLGFRFFIWSTRTELLRSRASDSLIVDMLVKDKHGFDLYWETLRDLKNFQIPITSNAFRVLIAGYVKMGMAEKAVEAFSTMKDFDCKPDVFTYNCILHVMVQKEVFLLALAVYNQMLRSNCSPDLATYNILINGFYKTGKTQDALKLFDEIIQRGISPNEITCTIIVSGLCQAKRLDEAHRLFNTMKESGRCPDAITCSALLNGFCKWGRLDEAYALLRTFERDGFVLGLVGYSCLIDGLFRAKRYNEARAWFRKMLKQDIKPDVVLYTIMILGLSNAGRVQDALKLLGEMTQRDLAPDTSCYNAVIKGLCDIGLLDKALSLQLEISKQDCFPNASTYTLLICGMCRNGLVQEAQQIFNDMEKLGCVPSVVTFNALIDGLCKAGQLEEAHILFYKMEIGRNPSLFLRLSQGANRVLDRVSLQTMVEQLCESGLILKAYKLLTQLADNGVVPDIITYNILINGFCKARNINGAFKLFKDLQLKGLSPDCITYGTLIDALYRVAREEDAFRLFDQMQKNGITPSFSVYKSLMTWSCRKRKVSLAFSLWLMYMRSLPGRDEEAIKVVEEHFEKGEVEKAIRGILEMDFKMKDFDRGPYTILLIGFCQARRVDEALAIFSVLQDCKIIVTPPSCAKLIHCLCGEGNLDLAINVFLYTIENGFMLMPRICNRLLKSVLRSQDKKEHVLDLASKMKSFGYDLDVYLYRTTKALLHGHRNSREMEFMSRG from the coding sequence ATGAAACTCTCAACTCTGTTCCTCCGACCCGCCTCCTCTCCCGAACGACCATGCTTCTACCGTCGCAAAACTGTTACCTGCAATCTAATCTTGTCCACTCTCCATAACTCCAGTCCAATGGAAGACGCTTTGGAATACCTACTCCCCCATCTCTCATCCAAAATCGTCACCTCCGTTATCCAACAAGTGCCGAACCCGAAACTGGGGTTCCGATTCTTCATCTGGTCAACGCGAACAGAACTGCTCCGCAGCCGGGCCTCTGATAGCCTCATTGTTGACATGCTCGTTAAGGACAAACATGGCTTTGACTTGTACTGGGAAACTCTCCGAGACCTCAAAAACTTTCAAATTCCGATTACTTCCAATGCTTTTAGAGTGTTAATTGCAGGATATGTCAAGATGGGTATGGCTGAAAAGGCCGTGGAAGCCTTCTCTACAATGAAGGATTTCGATTGTAAGCCTGATGTGTTTACTTACAACTGTATATTACATGTTATGGTGCAAAAGGAGGTCTTTTTGTTAGCGTTAGCGGTATATAATCAAATGTTGAGGTCTAATTGTAGTCCGGATTTAGCTACCTATAACATCTTGATTAACGGGTTTTACAAAACTGGCAAGACTCAGGATGCACTCAAGTTGTTTGATGAAATAATCCAGAGGGGCATATCACCAAACGAGATAACTTGTACTATTATTGTTTCGGGTTTGTGCCAGGCGAAGAGGCTCGATGAGGCGCATAGATTGTTCAATACGATGAAAGAGAGTGGACGGTGTCCTGATGCGATTACTTGCAGTGCGTTGCTTAATGGGTTCTGTAAATGGGGTAGGCTTGATGAAGCTTATGCGCTTTTGCGAACCTTTGAGAGGGATGGTTTTGTTCTTGGACTCGTTGGGTACAGTTGTTTGATTGATGGCTTGTTTAGAGCTAAAAGATATAATGAAGCACGTGCGTGGTTCAGAAAAATGCTTAAGCAGGACATCAAGCCGGATGTTGTTCTGTACACTATAATGATTCTGGGGTTATCAAATGCGGGTAGGGTTCAGGATGCATTGAAATTGTTAGGTGAGATGACTCAGAGGGATTTGGCTCCGGATACTTCTTGTTATAATGCTGTGATTAAAGGGTTATGTGATATCGGCCTTTTGGATAAGGCTCTGTCTCTCCAACTTGAGATTTCAAAGCAAGATTGCTTCCCTAATGCCAGCACTTATACTCTTCTCATTTGTGGAATGTGTAGGAATGGGCTGGTCCAGGAGGCACAACAGATATTCAATGATATGGAGAAGCTTGGGTGTGTTCCTTCTGTTGTGACCTTCAATGCTCTTATTGATGGACTTTGTAAGGCTGGTCAGCTTGAGGAAgctcatattttgttttacaagATGGAGATAGGGAGAAATCCTTCCTTATTTCTTCGGCTTTCTCAAGGTGCCAACCGGGTTCTTGATAGGGTTAGCCTCCAAACAATGGTGGAGCAATTGTGCGAGTCGGGATTAATTCTCAAAGCCTACAAACTTCTCACGCAGCTTGCTGATAATGGGGTTGTGCCCGATATCATAACTTACAACATTCTGATCAACGGTTTTTGCAAGGCTAGGAACATTAATGGTGCTTTCAAACTCTTCAAGGACCTGCAACTAAAAGGACTCTCTCCAGATTGCATTACATATGGAACACTTATAGATGCGCTTTATAGGGTTGCCAGAGAAGAGGATGCATTTCGGCTCTTCGATCAAATGCAGAAGAATGGGATTACACCTAGCTTTTCAGTTTATAAATCACTTATGACCTGGTCATGCAGGAAAAGAAAGGTTTCATTAGCTTTTAGTCTTTGGTTAATGTATATGAGGAGCCTTCCAGGCAGGGACGAGGAAGCCATCAAAGTAGTAGAGGAACATTTTGAGAAAGGAGAGGTGGAAAAGGCGATCCGAGGCATACTTGAAATGGATTTTAAAATGAAAGATTTTGATCGAGGGCCGTATACCATTTTGCTCATTGGGTTTTGTCAGGCAAGAAGAGTAGACGAAGCTTTGGCGATATTTTCTGTTCTTCAGGATTGCAAGATAATTGTTACTCCCCCAAGTTGTGCTAAGTTGATTCACTGTCTCTGCGGAGAAGGGAATCTGGACCTGGCGATAAATGTGTTCCTGTATACTATAGAGAACGGTTTCATGTTGATGCCACGGATTTGCAACCGGCTTCTTAAGTCTGTACTTCGTTCCCAAGATAAGAAGGAGCATGTCCTGGATCTTGCAAGTAAAATGAAGTCTTTTGGATATGATTTGGATGTCTATCTTTACCGGACTACAAAGGCCCTTCTGCATGGTCACAGGAATTCACGGGAAATGGAATTTATGTCCCGTGGATAA
- the LOC133867151 gene encoding pentatricopeptide repeat-containing protein At2g26790, mitochondrial isoform X2, with amino-acid sequence MKSVSTALARLNLTESSDSATDDECITASSSSSNTASTCTSISGYITTHSKNITSLAEIDSIRVVQILSTLRKDPKTALSFFAQLKEHGFPHNAFTYAALVKILCCWGLDRKLDAVLLELILGCKKHQHLHPGFEISDLFETLEAEGLQVNETLVRAYNALIKSYVTIGMFDEAIDVLFQTKRCGFVPHIFTCNFLMNRLIENEKVDMATVIYMHLKRLGLSPNEYTYAIVIKALCKKGNLEEAIHVFQEMEEAGVTPNAFAYTAYIEGLCTHKRPDLGYQVLQAWKGANAPINAYAYNAVIRGFCGEMKVDEAESVFLDMEKQGVVPDAESYGALIHGYCKDRNLLKALALHDDMVLKGIKSNCVIVSPILQCLSNMGMASEAVSLFKECKESGIFLDEVSYNIVMDTLCKQGEVKKAIDLLEDMKGKNMVLDIMHYTTLIKGYCYQGKVTDASNLFEEMKERGIKPDIVVYNVLAAGFSRNGLASKALNLLGDIKAEGLKPNSITHNMIIEGLCIGGKVKEAEKFLSSLEYKSVGNYSAMVSGYCEANFTTTKAYDQANCTTKAYDLFVKLSKQGVLIKKSSCFKLLSNLCKEDVCDRALVLLETMMALNGEPSKTMYSKVIAALCRTGDMKKARYFFDILVKRGLTPDVITYTMMIQGYCKKNCLQEACDLFHDMKEMGIKPDVITYTVLLDGHCKTKRRRFCSPVDARKNEEREMDALTIWAEMNDKDIRPDVICYTVLIDRQSKTDNLQDAIALFDEMIDRGIEPDTVTYTALLSGTCNERYVDMAVTRFGEMSSKGIVPDTRTISAILHCGIIKAKKVQFRK; translated from the coding sequence ATGAAGTCGGTTTCTACAGCGCTTGCCCGCTTGAACCTAACTGAATCCTCGGATTCAGCCACTGATGATGAATGTATTACtgcttcctcctcttcttctaaTACCGCTTCTACTTGTACAAGTATTTCTGGGTATATCACCACCCACAGCAAGAACATCACATCTTTAGCTGAGATAGATTCGATCAGGGTTGTTCAAATCTTGAGCACTCTGAGAAAGGATCCTAAGACTGCACTGTCCTTCTTTGCCCAGTTGAAGGAACACGGCTTTCCACATAATGCCTTCACGTATGCAGCCCTTGTCAAGATTTTATGCTGTTGGGGTTTGGATAGGAAGCTGGATGCTGTCCTTTTGGAGCTCATTCTTGGGTGTAAGAAGCATCAACACCTGCACCCAGGATTTGAAATTTCTGATTTGTTTGAAACACTTGAGGCAGAGGGGCTCCAGGTGAATGAGACATTGGTTAGAGCATACAATGCGCTGATTAAATCTTATGTTACTATTGGTATGTTTGATGAGGCCATCGATGTTTTGTTTCAAACAAAGAGGTGTGGGTTTGTTCCCCATATCTTTACCTGTAATTTTCTAATGAATCGCTTGATTGAGAATGAGAAAGTGGACATGGCTACGGTCATTTACATGCATCTGAAGAGGTTAGGTTTGAGCCCTAATGAATACACGTATGCAATTGTGATTAAGGCTCTCTGTAAGAAGGGTAACTTGGAGGAAGCTATTCATGTGTTTCAGGAGATGGAGGAAGCTGGGGTTACCCCTAATGCTTTTGCTTACACGGCATATATTGAAGGCCTTTGCACCCATAAGAGGCCGGATTTGGGATATCAAGTGCTCCAAGCATGGAAAGGGGCAAATGCCCCTATTAATGCCTATGCTTATAATGCGGTCATTCGTGGATTCTGTGGCGAGATGAAAGTAGATGAGGCGGAAAGTGTCTTTCTTGACATGGAAAAACAAGGGGTGGTTCCTGATGCAGAAAGCTATGGTGCATTGATCCATGGGTACTGCAAGGATAGGAATTTGCTAAAAGCTTTGGCTCTCCACGATGATATGGTGTTGAAGGGCATAAAGAGTAATTGCGTGATTGTCAGCCCGATTCTTCAATGCTTGTCTAACATGGGAATGGCTTCTGAAGCAGTCAGTCTATTCAAAGAATGTAAGGAGTCTGGTATTTTTCTTGATGAGGTTTCGTACAATATTGTGATGGATACTTTGTGCAAACAGGGGGAAGTGAAAAAAGCCATAGATCTGCTTGAAGACATGAAAGGTAAGAATATGGTTTTAGATATTATGCACTATACTACCTTGATTAAAGGGTACTGTTACCAAGGAAAAGTTACTGATGCATCAAATCTATTTGAAGAAATGAAGGAAAGGGGTATCAAGCCTGACATTGTTGTCTATAATGTCCTTGCTGCTGGGTTTTCTAGAAATGGCTTGGCATCTAAGGCGCTTAACCTTTTGGGTGATATCAAGGCGGAGGGTTTAAAACCAAACTCCATTACACACAACATGATTATTGAAGGTTTATGTATCGGAGGCAAAGTGAAGGAAGCTGAGAAATTTCTAAGTAGTTTAGAGTATAAGAGTGTTGGTAACTATTCTGCTATGGTTAGTGGGTACTGTGAAGCCAATTTTACAACAACAAAGGCCTATGATCAAGCCAATTGTACAACAAAGGCCTATGATCTTTTTGTTAAGTTGTCAAAGCAAGGGGttctaattaaaaaaagctCCTGCTTTAAACTACTCAGTAACCTTTGCAAGGAAGATGTCTGTGATAGAGCTCTTGTGTTGCTTGAGACAATGATGGCATTGAATGGAGAACCTAGCAAAACGATGTACAGTAAAGTCATAGCTGCTCTTTGTCGGACTGGAGATATGAAAAAGGCTCGGTATTTTTTTGATATTCTAGTCAAAAGAGGGTTAACTCCTGATGTCATTACCTACACAATGATGATACAAGGTTACTGCAAAAAGAATTGCTTACAGGAAGCCTGTGATCTCTTCCATGATATGAAGGAGATGGGAATTAAACCTGATGTCATCACTTACACAGTTTTGCTTGATGGTCATTGCAAAACAAAACGAAGGAGGTTTTGTTCCCCTGTGGATGCGAGGAAAAATGAGGAAAGGGAAATGGATGCTTTAACTATCTGGGCGGAAATGAATGACAAGGATATAAGACCTGACGTTATTTGTTACACTGTTTTAATTGACAGGCAATCTAAGACAGACAACCTTCAGGATGCTATTGCTCTCTTTGATGAAATGATTGACAGAGGAATAGAACCTGATACAGTGACGTACACAGCTCTTTTGTCAGGCACTTGTAATGAGAGATATGTGGATATGGCTGTGACCCGTTTCGGTGAGATGTCTTCTAAGGGAATAGTGCCTGATACCCGCACCATCTCGGCAATTCTACACTGCGGTATTATAAAAGCCAAGAAAGTGCAATTTCGGAAGTAA
- the LOC133867151 gene encoding pentatricopeptide repeat-containing protein At2g26790, mitochondrial isoform X1, translating to MWFHPSVRVLGFPRKRIITSSMKSVSTALARLNLTESSDSATDDECITASSSSSNTASTCTSISGYITTHSKNITSLAEIDSIRVVQILSTLRKDPKTALSFFAQLKEHGFPHNAFTYAALVKILCCWGLDRKLDAVLLELILGCKKHQHLHPGFEISDLFETLEAEGLQVNETLVRAYNALIKSYVTIGMFDEAIDVLFQTKRCGFVPHIFTCNFLMNRLIENEKVDMATVIYMHLKRLGLSPNEYTYAIVIKALCKKGNLEEAIHVFQEMEEAGVTPNAFAYTAYIEGLCTHKRPDLGYQVLQAWKGANAPINAYAYNAVIRGFCGEMKVDEAESVFLDMEKQGVVPDAESYGALIHGYCKDRNLLKALALHDDMVLKGIKSNCVIVSPILQCLSNMGMASEAVSLFKECKESGIFLDEVSYNIVMDTLCKQGEVKKAIDLLEDMKGKNMVLDIMHYTTLIKGYCYQGKVTDASNLFEEMKERGIKPDIVVYNVLAAGFSRNGLASKALNLLGDIKAEGLKPNSITHNMIIEGLCIGGKVKEAEKFLSSLEYKSVGNYSAMVSGYCEANFTTTKAYDQANCTTKAYDLFVKLSKQGVLIKKSSCFKLLSNLCKEDVCDRALVLLETMMALNGEPSKTMYSKVIAALCRTGDMKKARYFFDILVKRGLTPDVITYTMMIQGYCKKNCLQEACDLFHDMKEMGIKPDVITYTVLLDGHCKTKRRRFCSPVDARKNEEREMDALTIWAEMNDKDIRPDVICYTVLIDRQSKTDNLQDAIALFDEMIDRGIEPDTVTYTALLSGTCNERYVDMAVTRFGEMSSKGIVPDTRTISAILHCGIIKAKKVQFRK from the coding sequence ATGTGGTTTCATCCATCAGTTAGAGTATTGGGTTTTCCCAGAAAACGCATTATTACTAGTTCTATGAAGTCGGTTTCTACAGCGCTTGCCCGCTTGAACCTAACTGAATCCTCGGATTCAGCCACTGATGATGAATGTATTACtgcttcctcctcttcttctaaTACCGCTTCTACTTGTACAAGTATTTCTGGGTATATCACCACCCACAGCAAGAACATCACATCTTTAGCTGAGATAGATTCGATCAGGGTTGTTCAAATCTTGAGCACTCTGAGAAAGGATCCTAAGACTGCACTGTCCTTCTTTGCCCAGTTGAAGGAACACGGCTTTCCACATAATGCCTTCACGTATGCAGCCCTTGTCAAGATTTTATGCTGTTGGGGTTTGGATAGGAAGCTGGATGCTGTCCTTTTGGAGCTCATTCTTGGGTGTAAGAAGCATCAACACCTGCACCCAGGATTTGAAATTTCTGATTTGTTTGAAACACTTGAGGCAGAGGGGCTCCAGGTGAATGAGACATTGGTTAGAGCATACAATGCGCTGATTAAATCTTATGTTACTATTGGTATGTTTGATGAGGCCATCGATGTTTTGTTTCAAACAAAGAGGTGTGGGTTTGTTCCCCATATCTTTACCTGTAATTTTCTAATGAATCGCTTGATTGAGAATGAGAAAGTGGACATGGCTACGGTCATTTACATGCATCTGAAGAGGTTAGGTTTGAGCCCTAATGAATACACGTATGCAATTGTGATTAAGGCTCTCTGTAAGAAGGGTAACTTGGAGGAAGCTATTCATGTGTTTCAGGAGATGGAGGAAGCTGGGGTTACCCCTAATGCTTTTGCTTACACGGCATATATTGAAGGCCTTTGCACCCATAAGAGGCCGGATTTGGGATATCAAGTGCTCCAAGCATGGAAAGGGGCAAATGCCCCTATTAATGCCTATGCTTATAATGCGGTCATTCGTGGATTCTGTGGCGAGATGAAAGTAGATGAGGCGGAAAGTGTCTTTCTTGACATGGAAAAACAAGGGGTGGTTCCTGATGCAGAAAGCTATGGTGCATTGATCCATGGGTACTGCAAGGATAGGAATTTGCTAAAAGCTTTGGCTCTCCACGATGATATGGTGTTGAAGGGCATAAAGAGTAATTGCGTGATTGTCAGCCCGATTCTTCAATGCTTGTCTAACATGGGAATGGCTTCTGAAGCAGTCAGTCTATTCAAAGAATGTAAGGAGTCTGGTATTTTTCTTGATGAGGTTTCGTACAATATTGTGATGGATACTTTGTGCAAACAGGGGGAAGTGAAAAAAGCCATAGATCTGCTTGAAGACATGAAAGGTAAGAATATGGTTTTAGATATTATGCACTATACTACCTTGATTAAAGGGTACTGTTACCAAGGAAAAGTTACTGATGCATCAAATCTATTTGAAGAAATGAAGGAAAGGGGTATCAAGCCTGACATTGTTGTCTATAATGTCCTTGCTGCTGGGTTTTCTAGAAATGGCTTGGCATCTAAGGCGCTTAACCTTTTGGGTGATATCAAGGCGGAGGGTTTAAAACCAAACTCCATTACACACAACATGATTATTGAAGGTTTATGTATCGGAGGCAAAGTGAAGGAAGCTGAGAAATTTCTAAGTAGTTTAGAGTATAAGAGTGTTGGTAACTATTCTGCTATGGTTAGTGGGTACTGTGAAGCCAATTTTACAACAACAAAGGCCTATGATCAAGCCAATTGTACAACAAAGGCCTATGATCTTTTTGTTAAGTTGTCAAAGCAAGGGGttctaattaaaaaaagctCCTGCTTTAAACTACTCAGTAACCTTTGCAAGGAAGATGTCTGTGATAGAGCTCTTGTGTTGCTTGAGACAATGATGGCATTGAATGGAGAACCTAGCAAAACGATGTACAGTAAAGTCATAGCTGCTCTTTGTCGGACTGGAGATATGAAAAAGGCTCGGTATTTTTTTGATATTCTAGTCAAAAGAGGGTTAACTCCTGATGTCATTACCTACACAATGATGATACAAGGTTACTGCAAAAAGAATTGCTTACAGGAAGCCTGTGATCTCTTCCATGATATGAAGGAGATGGGAATTAAACCTGATGTCATCACTTACACAGTTTTGCTTGATGGTCATTGCAAAACAAAACGAAGGAGGTTTTGTTCCCCTGTGGATGCGAGGAAAAATGAGGAAAGGGAAATGGATGCTTTAACTATCTGGGCGGAAATGAATGACAAGGATATAAGACCTGACGTTATTTGTTACACTGTTTTAATTGACAGGCAATCTAAGACAGACAACCTTCAGGATGCTATTGCTCTCTTTGATGAAATGATTGACAGAGGAATAGAACCTGATACAGTGACGTACACAGCTCTTTTGTCAGGCACTTGTAATGAGAGATATGTGGATATGGCTGTGACCCGTTTCGGTGAGATGTCTTCTAAGGGAATAGTGCCTGATACCCGCACCATCTCGGCAATTCTACACTGCGGTATTATAAAAGCCAAGAAAGTGCAATTTCGGAAGTAA